A single Chlamydia suis DNA region contains:
- a CDS encoding lipoate--protein ligase family protein produces the protein MVFDCVFVHYQGLPIFKQLQIEEALLRNSSQNFCLVNTNPPEAVVLGISRKPEQDLYVEHLRSDNIPIIRRYSGGGTVFLDADSLMVSWIMNSPSPMPSSKQLLQWTSTIYAPIFPSGFKVIDNDYTLFEKKIGGNAQYIQKHRWVHHTTFLWDMNPQKLARYLPIPQIQPAYRQNRSHTDFLTTIHSWFDSKEDFLSKLRHSAAHKIVWKEGSQQMIAEALSQPHRQATQIL, from the coding sequence ATGGTCTTTGATTGCGTTTTCGTTCATTACCAAGGGCTCCCTATTTTTAAACAATTGCAGATAGAAGAAGCGTTGCTTCGCAACTCTTCTCAAAACTTTTGTTTAGTAAATACCAATCCTCCAGAAGCCGTTGTGTTAGGTATTTCTCGGAAACCCGAACAGGATTTGTATGTAGAACATTTAAGATCAGACAACATCCCAATCATTCGTCGCTATAGTGGTGGTGGAACAGTTTTTTTAGATGCGGATAGTCTCATGGTTTCCTGGATTATGAACTCTCCCTCTCCCATGCCATCTTCAAAACAGCTTTTGCAATGGACTAGCACCATCTACGCGCCCATCTTCCCCTCAGGATTCAAGGTTATAGATAATGACTACACGCTTTTTGAAAAAAAAATCGGAGGGAATGCTCAATACATTCAGAAACACAGATGGGTTCATCACACAACGTTTCTTTGGGATATGAATCCTCAAAAGCTTGCTCGTTATCTTCCTATTCCTCAAATCCAGCCAGCTTATCGTCAGAACCGTTCCCATACGGATTTCTTAACGACTATCCACTCCTGGTTTGATTCAAAAGAGGATTTTTTATCTAAATTACGCCACTCTGCAGCGCACAAAATAGTTTGGAAGGAAGGTTCTCAACAAATGATCGCTGAAGCGCTCAGCCAGCCCCACCGTCAAGCCACGCAGATTCTTTGA
- the rpsK gene encoding 30S ribosomal protein S11 yields MVKNQTQKKGVKRKQVKNIPSGVVHVKATFNNTIVTITDPAGNVISWASAGKVGYSGSRKSSAFAATVAAQDAAKTAMSSGLKEVEVSLKGTGAGRESAVRALISSGLIVSVIRDETPVPHNGCRPRKRRRV; encoded by the coding sequence TTGGTTAAAAATCAAACGCAAAAAAAAGGCGTAAAAAGAAAACAAGTAAAAAACATTCCTTCGGGCGTTGTCCATGTTAAGGCTACTTTTAATAATACAATTGTAACCATAACCGACCCTGCTGGTAATGTGATTTCCTGGGCCTCTGCTGGAAAAGTTGGTTACTCGGGCTCTCGTAAATCTTCGGCATTTGCAGCGACTGTTGCTGCTCAAGACGCCGCTAAGACTGCTATGAGCTCTGGGTTGAAAGAGGTTGAAGTAAGTTTGAAAGGAACTGGCGCTGGGCGAGAATCTGCTGTACGGGCTCTGATTTCTTCCGGGCTTATTGTTTCTGTTATCCGAGATGAAACTCCCGTCCCTCATAATGGGTGTCGACCAAGAAAACGACGAAGAGTGTAG
- the rpsM gene encoding 30S ribosomal protein S13, translating into MPRIIGIDIPAKKKLKISLTYIYGIGPALSEEIIARLQLNPEARAAELTEEEVGRLNALLQSDYVVEGDLRRRVQSDIKRLITIHAYRGQRHRLSLPVRGQRTKTNSRTRKGKRKTVAGKKK; encoded by the coding sequence ATGCCACGCATCATTGGAATAGATATTCCTGCGAAAAAGAAATTAAAAATAAGTCTTACATATATTTATGGAATAGGGCCAGCTCTTTCTGAAGAGATCATTGCTAGATTGCAGTTGAATCCAGAAGCGAGAGCTGCAGAGTTGACTGAAGAAGAAGTGGGTCGACTAAACGCTCTTTTGCAGTCGGATTATGTTGTTGAAGGAGATCTGCGCCGTCGCGTGCAATCTGACATCAAACGTCTGATTACCATCCATGCTTATCGTGGGCAAAGACATAGACTTTCTTTACCTGTCCGTGGTCAGAGAACTAAAACCAATTCTCGCACGCGTAAGGGTAAACGTAAAACTGTTGCAGGTAAGAAGAAATAA
- a CDS encoding DNA-directed RNA polymerase subunit alpha has translation MSDNSHNLLYNKFELPESVKMSPVEGAVGGVDRVARFVADPLEKGMGHTLGSALRRALLIGLEAPAIVSFSMTGVLHEYMAVEGIIEDVTNIVLNLKGSLLKKYPLQGAEGGRASQKLHATISIDAADLAAAGGQRAVTLGDLLQEGTFEAVNPDHVIFTVTRPMQLEVMLRVAFGRGYIPSERIVLEERGMNEIVLDAAFSPVVLVNYFIEDTRVGQDTDFDRLVLQVETDGRVAPKEAVAFATQILSKHFSVFEKMDEKRIVFEEAISVEKENKDDILHKLVLGINEIELSVRSTNCLSNANIETIGELVIMPEPRLLQFRNFGKKSLCEIKNKLKEMKLELGMDLSQFGVGLDNVKEKMKWYAEKIRSTKSTKG, from the coding sequence ATGTCGGATAATTCACATAATTTACTTTATAACAAATTTGAGTTGCCTGAATCGGTGAAAATGTCTCCCGTTGAAGGGGCTGTTGGTGGCGTTGATAGAGTAGCTCGGTTTGTTGCTGATCCCTTAGAAAAAGGGATGGGGCACACATTAGGAAGCGCCTTGAGACGTGCTCTATTAATCGGCTTGGAAGCTCCTGCTATTGTTTCTTTTTCCATGACGGGAGTTTTACATGAATATATGGCGGTAGAGGGAATCATTGAAGATGTGACCAATATCGTTTTGAATTTGAAGGGTTCTTTGCTTAAAAAATATCCTTTGCAAGGCGCTGAAGGAGGAAGAGCTTCTCAAAAATTACACGCCACGATTTCCATCGATGCTGCTGATTTAGCTGCGGCTGGTGGACAAAGAGCTGTTACTTTGGGAGATCTTTTGCAAGAAGGGACCTTTGAAGCTGTAAATCCTGATCACGTAATTTTTACAGTTACTCGCCCTATGCAGTTGGAAGTTATGTTGCGGGTTGCCTTCGGTAGAGGGTACATTCCTTCTGAGAGAATTGTTCTTGAAGAAAGAGGGATGAATGAAATTGTCCTAGATGCAGCATTTTCTCCTGTTGTTTTGGTCAATTATTTTATTGAAGATACCCGTGTTGGGCAAGATACAGATTTCGATCGGCTAGTCTTACAAGTGGAAACGGATGGTCGTGTGGCTCCTAAAGAAGCTGTGGCCTTTGCTACGCAAATTTTGAGCAAGCATTTTTCCGTTTTCGAGAAAATGGATGAAAAACGAATCGTTTTTGAAGAAGCTATTTCTGTAGAGAAAGAAAACAAAGACGATATTCTTCATAAATTAGTTTTAGGCATCAATGAGATAGAGCTTTCTGTGCGATCCACGAACTGTTTGTCTAATGCTAATATCGAAACGATAGGGGAGCTGGTGATTATGCCGGAGCCTCGATTGTTACAGTTTAGGAATTTCGGGAAGAAGTCTCTTTGTGAGATTAAGAATAAGCTGAAAGAAATGAAATTAGAGTTAGGCATGGATCTTAGCCAATTTGGCGTAGGGCTAGATAATGTCAAAGAAAAAATGAAATGGTATGCCGAAAAAATTCGGTCGACTAAGAGTACCAAGGGATAA
- the gap gene encoding type I glyceraldehyde-3-phosphate dehydrogenase — MRIVINGFGRIGRLVLRQILKRNSSIEVVAINDLVAGDLLTYLFKYDSTHGSFASQATFSDECLVVGERKIRFLAERDVQKLPWKDLDVDVVVESTGLFVNRDDAAKHLASGAKRVLITAPAKGDVPTFVMGVNHQKFDAANDVIISNASCTTNCLAPLAKVLLDNFGIEEGLMTTVHAATATQSVVDGPSRKDWRGGRGAFQNIIPASTGAAKAVGLCLPELKGKLTGMAFRVPVADVSVVDLTVKLSSATTYEAICEAVKHAANTSMKGILHYTEEAVVSSDFIGCEYSSVFDSQAGVALNDRFFKLIAWYDNEIGYATRIVDLLEYVQENSK; from the coding sequence ATGCGGATTGTGATTAATGGTTTTGGACGGATTGGGCGATTAGTTTTAAGACAAATTCTGAAACGAAATTCCTCTATCGAAGTTGTAGCTATTAATGATTTAGTCGCAGGAGATCTTCTCACGTACTTATTTAAGTATGATTCCACTCACGGATCTTTCGCTTCGCAGGCGACATTTTCTGATGAATGTCTGGTTGTCGGAGAAAGAAAGATCCGTTTCTTGGCAGAAAGAGACGTTCAAAAGCTTCCTTGGAAAGATTTGGATGTTGATGTTGTCGTCGAAAGCACAGGATTGTTTGTTAATAGAGATGATGCGGCGAAGCATTTAGCTTCTGGCGCTAAGCGTGTATTGATAACCGCTCCTGCTAAAGGCGATGTCCCTACCTTTGTTATGGGAGTTAATCATCAAAAATTTGATGCAGCGAATGATGTAATCATTTCCAACGCCTCTTGTACAACAAATTGTTTAGCTCCTTTGGCTAAGGTTTTGCTAGACAACTTTGGTATAGAAGAGGGGTTGATGACAACGGTTCATGCGGCGACAGCCACGCAAAGTGTGGTGGATGGTCCTTCTCGGAAAGATTGGAGAGGAGGGCGAGGCGCTTTCCAAAATATTATTCCCGCCTCAACAGGAGCCGCAAAGGCTGTGGGGTTGTGCTTGCCAGAGCTTAAAGGAAAGTTGACAGGGATGGCTTTTAGAGTGCCTGTGGCGGACGTCTCTGTAGTAGATCTAACTGTTAAATTGAGCTCGGCAACAACGTATGAGGCCATCTGCGAAGCTGTGAAGCATGCTGCAAATACAAGTATGAAGGGTATTCTGCATTACACAGAAGAGGCTGTAGTTTCTTCTGACTTTATTGGTTGTGAGTATTCGTCAGTATTTGATTCCCAAGCCGGAGTTGCTTTGAATGATCGATTCTTCAAATTGATAGCTTGGTATGATAATGAAATAGGCTATGCGACTCGCATAGTAGATTTATTAGAGTACGTACAAGAAAACTCTAAATAA
- the mnmG gene encoding tRNA uridine-5-carboxymethylaminomethyl(34) synthesis enzyme MnmG encodes MWTFPVEYDVIVIGAGHAGCEAAYCAAKMGASVLLLTSNLDTIAKLSCNPAVGGIGKGHIVREIDALGGIMAEVTDLSGIQFRILNQTKGPAVRAPRAQVDKQLYHIHMKQLLEQVAGLHIMQGTAESILDDGEKVLGVSTKEGWAYSGKTVVLSSGTFMQGLIHIGSQNFSGGRLGDAASFGLSKDLKRLGFPLGRLKTGTPARLLSSSINFSVMEEQPGDENVCFVHREEAFIPKLPQVSCHITHTTDKTKELITSNLHRSALYGGRIESVGPRYCPSIEDKIVKFADKDRHHIFIEPEGLHTQEVYVNGLSTSMPFDVQYEIIRSVAGLENAIITRPAYAIEYDYIQGNVIYPSLESKILEGLFLCGQINGTTGYEEAAAQGLIAGVNAVNKVLHRPPFVPSRQESYIGVMLDDLTTQVLDEPYRMFTSRAEHRLLLRQDNAGLRLAHYGHALGLLSSERYSMFQAQKTCIEQEKERLEKTFRKYGDTVASLAKVLCRPEVSYQQLLTEFPEDVKDLGPVISASLEMEIKYAGYISRQQALIRNMEKSENIVIPEDMDYHSISALSLEAREKLSKFTPRTIGSAARISGISVADIQVLMVSLRKDGL; translated from the coding sequence ATGTGGACGTTCCCCGTTGAATACGATGTAATAGTCATTGGCGCAGGACACGCTGGTTGTGAGGCCGCGTATTGTGCTGCTAAAATGGGGGCTTCTGTCCTACTTTTGACCTCAAACTTGGATACTATAGCAAAGCTCAGTTGTAATCCTGCTGTAGGGGGCATTGGTAAGGGACATATTGTCCGAGAAATAGATGCTCTCGGTGGGATTATGGCTGAAGTTACTGATTTGTCAGGAATTCAGTTTCGCATTCTAAATCAAACTAAGGGGCCTGCAGTACGAGCTCCTCGAGCTCAAGTAGACAAACAGTTGTATCATATCCATATGAAACAACTGTTAGAGCAGGTTGCTGGCTTGCATATTATGCAAGGAACGGCCGAATCTATCTTAGATGATGGCGAAAAGGTTTTGGGAGTTTCTACGAAGGAAGGCTGGGCTTACTCTGGGAAAACCGTCGTTTTATCTTCAGGGACTTTTATGCAAGGGCTCATCCATATCGGCTCCCAGAACTTCTCTGGAGGACGGTTAGGAGATGCAGCATCCTTTGGACTGTCTAAAGATCTAAAACGGTTAGGTTTCCCTCTAGGACGCTTGAAGACCGGGACTCCTGCTCGCTTGCTATCTTCGTCTATTAACTTTTCCGTGATGGAAGAGCAACCTGGCGATGAGAATGTGTGTTTCGTGCATCGCGAGGAAGCTTTTATTCCCAAACTCCCCCAAGTTTCTTGTCACATCACTCACACCACAGACAAAACGAAAGAGCTAATCACTAGTAATCTTCATCGTTCTGCTTTGTACGGAGGCCGCATAGAAAGTGTTGGTCCACGATATTGTCCTTCTATAGAAGACAAAATTGTGAAATTTGCGGATAAAGATCGCCACCATATTTTTATCGAACCAGAAGGACTTCATACACAAGAAGTCTACGTGAACGGACTTTCCACATCGATGCCTTTCGATGTACAATATGAAATTATTCGATCCGTGGCTGGTTTAGAAAATGCAATCATTACCCGGCCAGCCTATGCTATAGAATACGATTATATCCAAGGGAATGTAATCTACCCTTCTTTGGAGTCTAAGATTCTTGAAGGATTATTCTTGTGTGGGCAAATCAATGGAACAACAGGCTATGAAGAGGCTGCTGCGCAAGGCTTGATTGCAGGAGTTAATGCGGTAAACAAAGTCTTACATCGCCCACCTTTTGTTCCTAGTCGCCAGGAATCATATATTGGGGTCATGCTAGATGATCTTACGACTCAAGTATTGGATGAGCCCTATCGCATGTTCACCAGTAGAGCTGAGCACCGTCTACTGTTACGTCAGGATAACGCAGGCTTGCGACTTGCTCATTACGGACATGCTTTAGGATTGTTATCCAGCGAACGTTATTCCATGTTTCAGGCACAAAAAACTTGTATAGAACAAGAGAAAGAGCGCTTAGAGAAAACCTTTAGAAAATATGGTGATACGGTTGCTTCATTAGCAAAAGTTTTATGCCGTCCAGAAGTTTCTTATCAACAGCTTCTTACAGAATTTCCGGAAGATGTTAAAGATTTAGGGCCGGTGATTAGCGCCTCCTTAGAAATGGAGATCAAGTATGCAGGCTACATCTCCCGACAGCAAGCACTTATCCGTAATATGGAGAAGTCTGAAAATATTGTGATTCCAGAAGATATGGATTACCACAGTATTTCTGCTCTTAGCTTAGAAGCTAGAGAAAAGCTTTCTAAATTTACTCCTCGCACCATTGGATCTGCAGCAAGAATTTCAGGGATTTCTGTAGCAGACATTCAAGTGCTCATGGTCTCTTTGAGAAAAGATGGTCTTTGA
- the secY gene encoding preprotein translocase subunit SecY, whose product MATLRQVFSICELRQKIFFTVSLLALCRIGVFIPVPGINGERAVAYFNQLLGSSQNLFQLADIFSGGAFAQMTVIALGVVPYISASIIVQLLVVFMPTLQREMREAPDQGRRKLGRMTRLFTLLLACVQSLLFAKFALRMNLAVPGIVLPAMLSLKLFGVPWVFYLTTVVVMTTGTLLLMWVGEQISDKGIGNGISLIITLGILASFPSVLGSIVNKLNLGSQDPSEFGIVSLLLLCAVFVFVLMGTVLIIEGVRKVPVQHARRIIGRREVLGGGSYLPLKVNYAGVIPVIFASSLLMFPATIGQFLSSESSWLKRIAAMLSPGSVVYSIFYVLLIIFFTYFWTATQFRPEQIASEMKKNGAFIPGIRQGKPTQTYLEYTMNRVTLLGAVFLAVVAILPSILGRVLRVDANVSYFLGGTAMLIVVGVVLDTMKQIDAFLLVRRYDGVLKKDRPKGRR is encoded by the coding sequence ATGGCTACATTGCGACAAGTGTTTTCGATTTGCGAACTGCGACAGAAAATATTTTTTACCGTTTCTCTGCTTGCGTTGTGTAGAATTGGAGTGTTTATTCCTGTGCCAGGAATTAATGGAGAACGCGCTGTAGCTTATTTTAATCAGCTGTTAGGATCCAGCCAAAACTTGTTTCAATTAGCTGATATCTTTTCTGGGGGAGCTTTCGCTCAGATGACGGTCATAGCGTTGGGAGTTGTGCCTTACATCTCCGCTTCGATCATCGTGCAGCTTCTTGTGGTCTTTATGCCCACCCTGCAGAGAGAAATGCGGGAAGCTCCTGATCAGGGAAGACGCAAGTTAGGACGAATGACAAGGCTTTTCACTTTGCTTCTTGCTTGCGTGCAGTCTCTGCTTTTTGCAAAATTTGCTCTGCGAATGAATCTGGCTGTTCCAGGAATTGTTCTTCCTGCGATGCTGTCCTTGAAATTATTTGGCGTGCCCTGGGTCTTTTATCTGACAACTGTTGTTGTGATGACGACTGGGACTCTTTTACTCATGTGGGTTGGAGAGCAAATTTCTGATAAAGGGATTGGTAATGGAATTAGTTTGATCATTACCCTTGGGATATTAGCTTCGTTCCCCTCTGTTTTAGGGTCTATTGTTAATAAATTAAATTTGGGATCTCAGGATCCTTCTGAATTTGGAATCGTTTCTCTTTTGCTTCTTTGTGCAGTCTTTGTTTTCGTTCTTATGGGGACTGTATTGATTATAGAGGGAGTGAGAAAAGTTCCGGTTCAGCATGCTCGTAGAATTATTGGAAGAAGAGAAGTTTTAGGAGGAGGATCTTATCTTCCGCTGAAAGTGAATTATGCGGGGGTAATTCCTGTTATTTTTGCTTCTTCTTTGCTTATGTTTCCTGCTACCATTGGACAGTTTCTCTCCTCAGAATCTTCCTGGTTGAAGCGTATAGCCGCGATGTTGTCTCCTGGTAGTGTGGTTTACTCAATTTTTTACGTGCTGCTTATTATATTTTTTACCTATTTCTGGACAGCTACGCAGTTTCGGCCAGAACAAATAGCTTCTGAAATGAAAAAAAATGGAGCGTTTATCCCTGGTATTAGACAGGGAAAACCAACCCAGACCTATCTTGAATACACAATGAACAGGGTAACTTTACTGGGGGCTGTATTTTTAGCTGTTGTAGCGATATTACCTTCTATTTTGGGAAGGGTTTTAAGAGTTGACGCGAACGTCAGCTACTTTTTGGGTGGAACTGCCATGCTTATCGTAGTCGGAGTTGTTTTGGATACGATGAAGCAAATAGATGCTTTCCTTTTAGTCCGGCGTTATGACGGAGTTTTAAAGAAAGATCGCCCCAAAGGAAGACGTTGA
- the ruvA gene encoding Holliday junction branch migration protein RuvA codes for MYEYIKGNLTHIDGAYVVIESFGIGYSIVLSERFLVDLRALMHQEVLVYVHSVIRETEHILYGFSSRAERECFRLLISFSGVGPKTGLAILNTFPLQELCSIVRLENVQAIASVPGIGKKTAEKLMVDLKQKLPALMPLYLEEPVVVSPAVSSSFKEGIGALMNLGFSRLAADRMMTEAVKELSEDASVAELLPVALRKG; via the coding sequence ATGTACGAATATATCAAAGGGAATTTAACACATATTGACGGAGCCTATGTTGTGATTGAAAGCTTTGGTATAGGCTATTCAATTGTGCTTTCTGAACGATTTTTAGTGGATTTGCGCGCACTTATGCACCAAGAGGTGCTTGTTTACGTGCATAGTGTCATTCGTGAAACAGAGCATATTCTATACGGGTTTAGTTCCCGCGCAGAACGGGAATGTTTTCGTTTGTTGATTTCTTTCTCTGGTGTTGGTCCAAAAACTGGATTGGCTATTTTGAATACATTTCCTTTGCAAGAGTTATGCTCGATCGTGCGTTTAGAAAACGTGCAGGCGATCGCTTCTGTGCCTGGAATAGGGAAAAAAACAGCCGAGAAATTAATGGTTGATCTTAAACAAAAGCTTCCCGCTTTGATGCCTCTTTATCTAGAAGAGCCCGTTGTTGTTTCTCCTGCAGTCTCGTCTTCTTTTAAAGAGGGGATTGGGGCTTTAATGAATCTCGGGTTTTCGCGTCTTGCTGCAGATCGCATGATGACAGAAGCTGTAAAAGAATTGTCCGAAGACGCTTCTGTGGCAGAACTTCTTCCTGTAGCCCTAAGAAAAGGATAG
- the rplQ gene encoding 50S ribosomal protein L17, producing the protein MQHARKKFRVGRTSSHNRCMLANMLKSLIHNERIETTIPKAKELRRHADKMITLAKKNTLAAKRLAVGRLMIRYNSLTSKEARQAKAGDLSAYNVDRRVLGKLFDVLATRFSSRNGGYTRILKLQNRVGDNAQKCIIEFLAD; encoded by the coding sequence ATGCAACACGCTAGAAAAAAATTTAGGGTTGGTCGAACTTCTTCGCATAACCGTTGCATGTTGGCTAATATGTTGAAGTCCTTGATTCACAATGAAAGAATTGAGACAACAATACCTAAGGCCAAAGAGTTGCGTCGTCATGCGGACAAGATGATTACTTTAGCCAAGAAAAATACTTTAGCCGCAAAAAGATTGGCCGTTGGGCGTCTTATGATCAGATATAATTCCTTGACTAGTAAAGAGGCTCGTCAGGCTAAGGCGGGCGATTTATCTGCTTACAATGTTGATAGAAGAGTCCTTGGGAAGTTGTTTGATGTATTGGCCACCAGATTTTCTTCGAGAAATGGCGGATATACGCGCATTTTGAAGCTGCAAAATAGGGTTGGTGATAATGCTCAAAAGTGTATTATAGAATTTTTAGCAGATTAG
- the ndk gene encoding nucleoside-diphosphate kinase, translating to MEQTLSIIKPDSVGKAHIGEIVSIFEKAGLRIAAMKMVHLSAKEAEGFYAVHKDRPFFQELVDFMISGPVVVMVLQGENAVARNRELMGATNPKEAVPGSIRALFGESIGVNAVHGSDSLENAAIEVGYFFAKTEIVNSVA from the coding sequence ATGGAACAAACATTATCAATTATCAAACCCGATTCTGTAGGCAAGGCACATATAGGAGAGATCGTCTCTATTTTTGAAAAAGCTGGACTGCGGATTGCTGCTATGAAAATGGTGCACCTCTCTGCAAAAGAGGCAGAAGGATTTTATGCTGTTCATAAAGACAGACCTTTTTTCCAAGAACTAGTAGATTTTATGATCTCTGGTCCTGTTGTGGTCATGGTATTGCAAGGAGAAAACGCTGTCGCTCGTAATAGAGAATTGATGGGAGCAACAAATCCTAAAGAAGCTGTTCCGGGTTCTATTCGAGCTTTATTCGGAGAGTCTATAGGCGTTAATGCTGTGCACGGATCCGATAGCCTAGAAAATGCTGCTATTGAAGTTGGGTATTTCTTTGCCAAAACGGAAATAGTCAATTCTGTGGCGTAA
- the grgA gene encoding GrgA family transcription factor has translation MYFTRDPVIETVITSREGYKLSIRNSKHLSQDPFVVEAIEVICLGGTSFFRNCDHCKPFLVPAADYEITEVRDAKINLKAVGLDRGVKIVGGRDALLKMPKVSPSVPVQEEGSTSPEEEVVAEPAVAAPSAVPPAPMSKKERRKEFKNEKWKEKKKQGRRRNNKEIADAVGSSQEMIDTVTEECLQESSPVEEGESSERRFALIPPPTRLISEGPEEEPKESQPMTSADLNESLNALVNESCNVIESILADEDSVVFTKENEKPVDEPQEELPSLPLE, from the coding sequence GTGTATTTTACAAGAGATCCAGTCATAGAGACTGTTATTACATCTAGAGAAGGATATAAATTATCCATTCGCAATTCAAAACACCTTTCCCAGGATCCTTTTGTTGTAGAGGCTATAGAGGTTATCTGTTTGGGAGGGACGAGCTTCTTCCGTAATTGCGATCACTGTAAACCTTTTTTGGTTCCTGCAGCGGATTATGAAATTACAGAAGTTCGCGATGCTAAAATTAATCTAAAAGCTGTTGGACTAGACCGCGGCGTTAAGATTGTTGGTGGTCGAGATGCTTTATTAAAAATGCCTAAAGTGTCTCCATCGGTTCCTGTTCAGGAGGAAGGAAGTACCTCCCCAGAGGAAGAAGTCGTTGCAGAGCCTGCTGTTGCCGCGCCTTCTGCAGTTCCTCCAGCTCCTATGTCTAAGAAGGAAAGACGGAAGGAGTTTAAGAATGAGAAGTGGAAAGAGAAGAAAAAACAGGGGCGTCGGCGGAATAATAAAGAAATAGCTGATGCTGTAGGGTCTTCTCAAGAAATGATCGATACGGTTACTGAGGAATGTTTGCAAGAATCTTCTCCTGTTGAGGAAGGAGAGTCTTCCGAGCGCCGGTTTGCTTTGATTCCGCCTCCTACTCGCTTAATTTCTGAAGGCCCAGAGGAAGAACCTAAAGAGTCTCAGCCTATGACTTCTGCAGACCTCAATGAGTCTTTGAATGCTTTAGTGAACGAAAGCTGTAATGTCATTGAGTCCATCTTGGCCGATGAGGACTCAGTAGTTTTTACGAAGGAAAATGAAAAGCCTGTCGATGAACCTCAAGAGGAGCTTCCCAGTCTTCCTTTGGAATAG
- the rplO gene encoding 50S ribosomal protein L15, with product MIKLECLQDSSPRKRRTKLLGRGPSSGHGKTSGRGHKGDGSRSGYKRRFGYEGGGVPLYRKVPTRGFSHKRFDKCCEEVATQRLNEIFENGEEVSLETLKQRKVIHRETSRVKVILKGALDKKLVWKDAAIVLSEGVKSLIETI from the coding sequence ATGATTAAGTTAGAATGTTTACAAGATTCTTCTCCTCGTAAGCGGAGAACTAAACTCTTGGGCAGAGGCCCTTCTTCCGGACACGGTAAAACTAGTGGACGGGGACATAAAGGGGACGGGAGCCGTTCTGGATACAAAAGACGGTTCGGATATGAAGGGGGAGGCGTTCCTTTATATAGAAAAGTCCCTACCCGAGGATTTTCTCACAAACGCTTTGACAAGTGTTGTGAAGAAGTTGCAACACAACGTTTGAATGAAATATTTGAAAACGGAGAAGAAGTGTCCTTGGAGACTTTAAAACAGCGAAAAGTTATCCATAGAGAGACGTCTCGTGTTAAAGTGATCCTTAAGGGTGCTTTAGATAAGAAATTAGTCTGGAAAGATGCTGCAATAGTGCTGTCAGAAGGAGTAAAAAGTCTTATCGAGACTATTTAA
- the ruvC gene encoding crossover junction endodeoxyribonuclease RuvC: MADLIMGIDPGTLVCGYAFIRVENRHQVYPHSFGKIKLSQKQTLSRRYKQLFTEISTILQQESPQAVVLETQYVHKNPQSTIKLGMARGVLLLAASLQDVAVFEYAPNTAKKAAVGKGNASKQQVQLMVSRLLNIQDLLAEDNEDIADAFALAMCHAHLAPYQNLKKTLL; the protein is encoded by the coding sequence ATGGCAGATTTGATCATGGGAATAGATCCTGGAACTTTGGTTTGTGGATATGCGTTCATCCGAGTGGAAAATCGCCATCAAGTGTATCCGCATAGCTTTGGAAAGATCAAACTCTCGCAAAAACAGACGTTATCCCGCAGATATAAACAGTTGTTTACAGAGATTTCCACAATCCTTCAACAAGAGTCTCCCCAAGCTGTTGTTTTAGAAACGCAGTATGTTCATAAAAATCCTCAAAGCACAATTAAACTAGGAATGGCTAGGGGAGTATTGTTATTGGCGGCATCGTTACAGGATGTTGCTGTTTTTGAGTACGCTCCTAATACAGCTAAAAAAGCTGCCGTGGGGAAAGGAAATGCTTCTAAGCAGCAAGTACAGCTTATGGTCAGTAGATTACTGAACATACAAGATCTTTTAGCAGAGGATAATGAAGACATTGCGGATGCGTTTGCTTTAGCTATGTGCCACGCTCATTTAGCTCCTTATCAGAATTTAAAGAAAACTCTTTTATAA